The segment GCGCTGGCGGGCATGCTCCACCATCAGCCCTTCGAAGGTCTCGATCTGCACCCGCGGATCCGGCACCGCCTCGCGGATGAGCTGGATGCGCTCTTCCTTGGTGAAGAGCGGCGTCTTCTTGGGGTTGTGGGCCACCGCCACGACGAGCGTGTCGAAGAGCCTGAGCCCGCGATAAATGAGCGAGAGGTGCCCGTTGGTCAGCGGGTCGAAGCTGCCGGGATAGAGGGCGACGCGGCCGTTCACGGGCTGAACTGTCACCCGCGAACCGCACCCGGTCAAGGCAAGTGCGCAGCGCGGCGCGTCAGGGCGTCGGACGCCGATAGAGTCGAATCCGGGTGTCCCCGAACTTGCGCTCGTCGACCTGCGGCAGGCGCGCGTCGTTCGGCGCCGGCTCGCGCTTGTCGGTCTCGATGATGAGCGTGCCGCCGTCGGCCAGCACCTTCGACGTCGCCAGCCGCTCGACGAGCCACGTTGCCGCCTGCGCGTCGTAGGGCGGGTCCGCGAAGATGAAGTCGAACGCATCGGCGCGGCGCTCGCAGAGGTCCAGCGCGCGCGCGGCGTCCATCTTGAGCAGCTCGGTGTGCTCCGCGAAGCCGAGCGTGGTCAGATTTTTTTCGATGAGCCCCTGCGCCTCGCGGCCGTTGTCGGCGAAGACGGCGCGCGTGGCTCCCCGCGAGAGCGCTTCGAGTCCCAGCGCGCCGGTGCCCGCGTACAAGTCGAGCACGCGGCCCTCGAGCCACGGGCCGATGATGTTGAAGAGGCTCTCGCGCACGCGATCCGAGGTCGGACGGATGCCTTCGCCTTTCGGCCCTTGAATCGGACGTCCGCGCGCGGTGCCGGCGATGATGCGCATCAGTACCCCGGCCGATCGGAGAGGGCGCGCATCACCCGCGCAGCGGCGCCGCGAATCGGGTCTTTCTGCAGCGCGCCCAGGGCCTCGGCGTAGATCAAGGCTTCCAATCGCAGCTGGGTGGGCTCGTCGATCGACTCGAGCTCGCGCGCGCGATCCGGACGCGCGCGCGGGCCGAGCACGCGCTCGGCGATGCGCTGCATGTCGGCCGACAAGTCCACGCCGCGGATCCCCGGCTTCGATTCGGCGACGGGGAGCTCCACCTCGGCGTCGAGCGCGCCTGCACCCTCGGCCGACTCGAGCGCCACGAGATCGAAGCTGACGTTCGCCATCTGCAGCTCTTCAATCGCGGCGGCCGCCTCGTCGGCGCGCTCGGCGCGGAGCACCACGGGCAGCTCGCGCTCGCGCACCGCGGCCAGGCCCGTCTGCAGCGTGGGCAGCGCATTCTCCGGCAGCGTACGGGCCAGCTGCAGGACGACCTCCGTGAAGCCGGCGTCGAGGTAGCGCTGCACCTCGGCGCGGAGCCGCTCGCCGGCCTCGTCACCGCCGGGAATGGGAATCGGCGCAGTGCTCATGAAGAGCGGCCCCTGGTAGCCCATCTCGTCGGCGGCGCGAAAGACGGCCGAGGCGAACTGTGGCGCGCTCGGTCCGGCGCCTTGCAGCGCACCGGGCTTCACCAGTCCGAGCACCGCACCCGCGTCGCGCGCGGCGCGGAGCAGCGCGGGCACAGCGAAGAGCGCGGGCGCGACGGTCCGGGGCAGCGGCGCAGCGTCCGCTCGACGCAGATCGCGCGGGCTGAGCA is part of the Deltaproteobacteria bacterium genome and harbors:
- the coaD gene encoding pantetheine-phosphate adenylyltransferase produces the protein MNGRVALYPGSFDPLTNGHLSLIYRGLRLFDTLVVAVAHNPKKTPLFTKEERIQLIREAVPDPRVQIETFEGLMVEHARQRGINVVLRGLRAVSDFDYEFQLANMNRKLNPALETVFVMTGEDYFYISSQLVREAASLGGDVTGLVPENVLRKLQQKFASKP
- the rsmD gene encoding 16S rRNA (guanine(966)-N(2))-methyltransferase RsmD is translated as MRIIAGTARGRPIQGPKGEGIRPTSDRVRESLFNIIGPWLEGRVLDLYAGTGALGLEALSRGATRAVFADNGREAQGLIEKNLTTLGFAEHTELLKMDAARALDLCERRADAFDFIFADPPYDAQAATWLVERLATSKVLADGGTLIIETDKREPAPNDARLPQVDERKFGDTRIRLYRRPTP